One genomic region from Ruegeria sp. TM1040 encodes:
- a CDS encoding LysR family transcriptional regulator: MISIINMHQKNLNAIDLNLLKVFSALAAERSVTKAANSVGLSQPAVSHALRRLRDLMDDELFIRSTDGMQPTERCRELAPAIDASLKMLQDAMTVKDDNDPANLRATYRLGMNDLFSTLLVPGLTARVAKQAPNVSLRFLHSMAINQNVDDAYSDLERGRIDLTVIQDFDTPSRFDRELLGASEFVCVARAGHPVFQPGLSMEQYTSLGHIMFTTLDAEYSRIDEALSKMGIRRRIELRVPHYSAALSATALTDLVYTVPRILAQHAEQAFGLQVSELPFEAPVRKIFQVWHKTRTKDFGHQWLRNVVSDVSQLSGIVP, from the coding sequence ATGATTAGTATCATTAATATGCACCAGAAGAATTTGAATGCCATCGATTTGAATCTCCTAAAGGTTTTTTCGGCTCTCGCGGCCGAACGAAGCGTAACCAAAGCCGCGAACTCTGTCGGATTAAGCCAACCCGCGGTCAGCCATGCGTTGCGGCGGTTGCGCGACCTGATGGATGATGAGTTGTTCATTCGATCGACCGACGGCATGCAACCGACCGAGCGCTGCCGTGAGCTGGCACCGGCCATAGACGCCAGCCTAAAGATGCTTCAGGACGCTATGACGGTGAAGGATGACAATGATCCGGCCAACCTGCGTGCAACTTATCGCTTGGGCATGAATGATCTGTTTTCAACGCTGCTTGTGCCTGGCCTCACTGCACGTGTTGCGAAACAGGCACCGAATGTTTCTTTGCGGTTTTTGCACTCGATGGCGATCAACCAGAACGTCGATGACGCCTACTCAGATTTGGAACGCGGAAGGATCGATCTCACGGTCATTCAGGATTTTGATACACCTTCGCGTTTTGATCGCGAACTTCTGGGTGCAAGTGAGTTTGTTTGCGTCGCTCGTGCAGGGCACCCGGTGTTTCAACCGGGTTTGAGCATGGAGCAATACACGTCGCTTGGTCACATCATGTTCACCACGCTGGACGCCGAATACAGCCGTATCGACGAAGCACTTTCAAAGATGGGGATTCGGCGGCGGATCGAACTTCGTGTGCCGCATTATTCCGCAGCACTCAGCGCAACGGCTCTGACCGATCTGGTCTACACCGTGCCGCGCATACTGGCTCAGCACGCCGAACAGGCTTTCGGACTGCAGGTATCGGAACTGCCCTTTGAAGCTCCGGTCAGGAAGATTTTTCAGGTTTGGCACAAAACCCGCACCAAGGACTTTGGACATCAATGGCTGCGAAACGTCGTTTCCGACGTTTCGCAGCTCTCAGGAATTGTGCCTTGA
- a CDS encoding ABC transporter substrate-binding protein: protein MSVRSMLLASALALSSALPSFADKANDTLVAAFNKEVQTLDGLYSTSRENLILSYLTSDQLVELNLDTGEYEGALAESYTWVDDRTIDFTLREGLTFHDGSPVMVEDIVYSFDWIANADSKTKRGAFIRGWFESAVAIDDRTVRVTAKQPYPLMLRDIAVFVLTRKAGSYGDGNPDALTQNFVGTGPYKISEFAMGAGVQLERYDGYYTGGPKAAGSIEKIVLRPIPDWGTVTAELLSGGVNWSFNVPDDTAKDLGGLPMVDHVSGVSTRVAFLVLDAAGVSDAEGPMTNKLVRQALNHAVNRKEIVEFLVGGSGRVVHSTCNAGMFGCDVEITEYDYDPEKAKALLAEAGYPDGFEFDLTAYRERPIMEAVAADLAEIGVIANINFVKLSALSKSRAEGQLEAFQNAWGFYATPDLGAISNYYVEGSNRNLHQDAEVQGWFKAALETVDQDERADLYAKALQKIADEAYLLPIFQYSQNYVKSVDVNFAAPADGLPRLNELSWK from the coding sequence ATGTCCGTCAGATCCATGCTGCTTGCCTCAGCGCTGGCGCTTTCCTCCGCGCTTCCCAGTTTTGCCGACAAGGCGAATGACACGCTGGTCGCAGCTTTCAACAAGGAAGTTCAGACGCTTGACGGTCTCTACTCAACGTCGCGCGAGAACCTGATCCTGTCCTATCTGACCTCGGATCAGCTGGTCGAGCTGAACCTCGACACCGGAGAGTATGAAGGGGCACTAGCGGAAAGCTATACTTGGGTCGATGATCGCACCATCGATTTCACACTCCGCGAAGGCCTGACATTCCATGACGGTTCGCCTGTAATGGTCGAAGACATCGTCTATTCCTTTGACTGGATCGCCAATGCGGACTCCAAGACCAAACGCGGCGCCTTTATCCGTGGTTGGTTCGAGAGCGCTGTCGCGATTGATGATCGCACAGTGCGCGTCACCGCCAAACAACCCTATCCTTTGATGCTGCGTGACATCGCCGTCTTCGTTCTCACTCGCAAGGCAGGCAGCTATGGCGATGGCAACCCTGATGCGCTGACGCAGAACTTCGTCGGCACCGGCCCTTACAAGATTTCTGAATTTGCCATGGGCGCCGGTGTGCAGCTGGAGCGCTATGATGGATACTACACTGGCGGACCCAAGGCGGCCGGTTCGATTGAGAAAATCGTCCTGCGCCCGATTCCCGACTGGGGCACCGTGACGGCGGAATTGCTGTCGGGGGGCGTAAACTGGTCTTTCAACGTGCCTGACGATACGGCCAAAGATCTGGGCGGATTGCCCATGGTGGATCATGTATCCGGCGTGTCCACGCGCGTTGCCTTCCTGGTGCTGGACGCCGCAGGTGTCAGCGATGCGGAAGGCCCAATGACCAACAAGCTGGTGCGTCAGGCGCTCAACCATGCGGTAAACCGGAAAGAAATCGTTGAATTTCTCGTCGGCGGTTCGGGCCGCGTTGTTCACTCGACCTGTAACGCGGGCATGTTCGGCTGTGATGTCGAGATCACGGAATACGATTATGACCCCGAAAAGGCCAAGGCTTTGCTGGCTGAAGCGGGCTACCCGGACGGCTTTGAGTTCGACCTGACCGCCTATCGCGAACGCCCCATCATGGAAGCAGTTGCCGCGGATCTGGCCGAAATCGGCGTGATCGCGAATATCAACTTCGTAAAGCTTTCCGCGTTGTCCAAATCCCGCGCCGAAGGTCAGCTTGAAGCATTCCAGAACGCCTGGGGCTTTTATGCGACGCCGGATCTGGGCGCGATTTCCAACTACTATGTCGAAGGATCCAACCGCAACCTACACCAAGACGCAGAGGTTCAAGGTTGGTTCAAGGCTGCGCTGGAAACTGTCGATCAAGACGAGCGCGCAGATCTCTATGCGAAGGCCCTGCAGAAGATCGCCGATGAGGCTTACCTGCTTCCGATCTTCCAGTATTCGCAAAACTACGTGAAGAGCGTGGATGTGAATTTTGCGGCACCGGCCGACGGCCTGCCACGGCTCAATGAGCTGAGCTGGAAGTAA
- a CDS encoding ABC transporter permease, protein MLRFILKRLALGLSVALTVSLATFLMLNLAADPAAMVAGEDATQEAIEQIRVQYGFDRPLYVRFFEWFGSILVGDFGDSYYWKKPVFDLLIERAPVTITLALGALSVTVLVGLPLGVLAALKPNGWLDRFALSFGTAAQAVPNFWLGLILIILLGVMFPIFPVSGDSTWKHFILPCFVLGTSAVPQVLRLTRTGMIEVLGSDYIRTARAKGFRSSQILFRHALRNALLPVVSVLAIQLGYKLGGSVITETIFALNGLGRLAYESILGADIPTVQMLVFFFALVFIVLTVLGDILNAWLDPRMRVE, encoded by the coding sequence ATGTTGAGATTCATACTAAAGCGCCTGGCTCTTGGCCTTTCGGTCGCGCTGACCGTGTCGCTTGCGACCTTCCTGATGCTGAACCTGGCAGCCGACCCTGCGGCTATGGTTGCCGGTGAAGACGCCACCCAAGAAGCTATCGAGCAAATCCGCGTGCAATACGGGTTTGACCGTCCGCTTTACGTCCGCTTTTTCGAATGGTTTGGTAGCATTCTCGTTGGTGACTTTGGTGACAGCTATTACTGGAAAAAACCGGTATTCGATCTGCTGATCGAACGCGCACCGGTTACCATAACCCTCGCCCTTGGCGCGCTCAGCGTCACTGTTCTGGTAGGTCTTCCGCTGGGTGTTCTGGCCGCGCTGAAACCAAATGGCTGGCTTGATCGCTTTGCCTTGAGTTTCGGCACCGCCGCTCAGGCCGTTCCGAATTTCTGGCTCGGGCTGATCCTGATCATCCTTTTGGGCGTTATGTTTCCGATCTTTCCTGTTTCGGGAGATTCCACCTGGAAACACTTCATCCTGCCCTGTTTCGTTCTTGGCACCAGCGCGGTTCCCCAGGTGTTGCGCCTCACACGGACCGGCATGATCGAGGTGCTGGGCTCTGACTATATTCGCACTGCCCGTGCCAAAGGGTTTCGTTCAAGCCAGATCTTGTTCCGCCATGCGCTGCGCAACGCGCTTTTGCCGGTTGTGAGCGTTCTGGCGATCCAATTGGGCTACAAGCTGGGTGGCTCGGTCATCACCGAAACGATCTTTGCGCTCAATGGCCTGGGCCGGCTGGCCTACGAGTCGATCCTCGGCGCCGACATCCCGACGGTGCAAATGCTCGTCTTCTTCTTTGCCCTCGTCTTCATCGTCCTGACCGTTCTGGGCGACATCCTGAACGCGTGGCTTGATCCTCGCATGCGTGTGGAGTGA
- a CDS encoding ABC transporter permease, protein MTTTANAVAAMADDIIDLTPKERMIRKAKSHFGFKFGAFIVISFSLIAIFAPLFAPHDPYLQDLAKRLVPPVWQESGSWEHILGTDALGRDYLSRLIYGARISMGVGFGAATLGCLIGVTIGLSAGYLGGRVDQAASFLLTCQLALPSLLLAMALVFFVGSSVTTLLIVLGVLHWQYYMVVTRTLTRQIRSLEYVAAARSIGSTDRQILFYEILPNLFNQIIVVFSLEMAVVIIHEASLSFLGVGVQPPTASWGLMIAEGKTMMYFKPYLVVIPGAALFLLVLAVNLLGDGIRDITAPESRN, encoded by the coding sequence ATGACAACAACAGCGAACGCCGTGGCTGCAATGGCCGACGATATCATCGACCTGACGCCGAAAGAGCGGATGATCCGCAAGGCAAAAAGCCACTTCGGCTTCAAGTTCGGCGCATTTATCGTGATCTCATTCTCATTGATCGCGATCTTCGCTCCGCTTTTTGCACCGCATGATCCCTATCTTCAGGACCTTGCCAAACGTCTGGTGCCGCCCGTCTGGCAAGAGAGCGGGTCGTGGGAGCATATCCTGGGCACCGACGCGCTCGGCCGCGATTACCTGAGCCGCTTGATTTACGGTGCACGCATTTCCATGGGCGTAGGCTTTGGCGCTGCAACACTGGGATGTCTGATTGGCGTCACCATCGGTCTCAGTGCGGGCTATCTGGGCGGGCGCGTCGATCAGGCTGCCTCCTTTCTGCTGACCTGCCAACTGGCGCTACCGTCTCTCTTGCTGGCCATGGCGCTTGTGTTCTTTGTTGGCTCTTCGGTCACGACTCTGTTGATCGTGCTCGGTGTGTTGCATTGGCAATACTACATGGTGGTCACGCGGACGCTGACCCGGCAGATCAGATCGCTGGAGTATGTCGCGGCGGCGCGCTCGATCGGCAGCACCGACCGGCAGATCCTGTTCTACGAAATCCTGCCGAACCTCTTTAACCAGATCATCGTTGTGTTCTCGTTGGAAATGGCCGTCGTCATCATCCACGAAGCGTCGCTGTCGTTCCTCGGTGTGGGGGTGCAGCCCCCGACCGCCTCCTGGGGGCTGATGATCGCTGAGGGCAAGACCATGATGTATTTCAAACCCTACCTCGTCGTGATCCCCGGTGCCGCGCTGTTCTTGTTGGTGCTGGCTGTGAATCTGCTGGGCGATGGCATTCGCGACATCACCGCACCTGAAAGCCGCAACTGA
- a CDS encoding ABC transporter ATP-binding protein — MQPLLEVQDLSVTLKLAEGEMTAVRDVSFTVNRGETLGIVGESGSGKSVSSMAIMGLLPEGTRTQAACLRFDDTDLLTASEKQMSRLRGNKIAMIFQEPMTSLNPVYTIGRQMTELMQHHKNVSKAEARARAIELLEKVGITAAASRLSQYPHQLSGGLRQRVMIAMMLMNDPDLIIADEPTTALDVTIQAQILNLLKDLQKELNIALVIISHDMGVVARVSDKIAVMYAGQVIETGTVTNVLQNPVHPYTQGLLESIPIPGQIEPGGQLGSIPGLVPSLKTRFKGCRFANRCTRVQDACIDQSVALRDAPTGQAYRCILPFEDLMAPAAPESYEAAGSGHVYGSRIDKEATPLLSADAAECVFQVSQDMFSAPKPLKAVDNLSLELSKGEVVAVVGESGCGKSTLARMLLGLQSPTNGKVTLDGRDISAMSNAERSRKVQSIFQDPYSSLNPRRTIGEIIRRPMALHGMGSASEQQKVVEEIMELVGLPRNFYHNYPNQLSGGQRQRVAIARALVLKPEIVVCDEPTSALDVSVQAQILNLLLELRREMRLTYLLITHDMAVVEHIATRVIVMYLGRVVEIADARSIFKSPKHPYTKALLKSVLTPDPGAGVPSIELGSSYPNPINPPSGCTFHPRCEFAEDICKAKAPLLEHLTGQQSCACHMVAREVV, encoded by the coding sequence ATGCAGCCCCTACTTGAAGTTCAAGACCTGTCGGTGACCCTGAAACTGGCCGAAGGTGAAATGACCGCCGTACGCGATGTTTCTTTCACGGTGAACCGCGGCGAAACGCTTGGCATCGTCGGCGAATCCGGCTCAGGCAAATCGGTGTCATCCATGGCAATAATGGGGCTACTGCCGGAGGGCACACGCACCCAAGCTGCGTGCCTGAGGTTTGATGACACGGATCTTTTGACCGCGTCCGAGAAGCAGATGTCCAGGCTGCGCGGCAACAAGATTGCAATGATCTTTCAGGAGCCGATGACGTCGCTGAACCCGGTCTACACTATCGGGCGGCAGATGACCGAGCTGATGCAGCATCACAAGAATGTATCTAAGGCCGAGGCCCGCGCCCGTGCGATTGAGCTCTTGGAAAAGGTCGGGATCACCGCCGCCGCCAGCCGCTTGTCGCAATATCCGCACCAGCTGTCCGGCGGGCTGCGCCAGCGGGTCATGATCGCGATGATGCTGATGAACGATCCGGACCTGATCATCGCTGATGAACCCACCACCGCTTTGGACGTGACCATTCAGGCGCAGATCCTCAACCTGCTCAAGGACCTGCAAAAAGAGTTGAACATAGCGCTTGTCATCATCTCGCATGACATGGGGGTTGTGGCCCGCGTATCGGACAAGATTGCGGTGATGTATGCCGGTCAGGTGATCGAAACCGGGACGGTGACGAATGTGCTGCAAAATCCCGTTCATCCCTATACCCAAGGCTTGCTGGAGAGCATTCCGATCCCCGGCCAGATCGAACCGGGCGGTCAGTTGGGGTCTATCCCCGGTCTGGTTCCATCGTTGAAAACACGGTTCAAGGGCTGTCGCTTTGCCAATCGCTGCACACGTGTTCAGGACGCCTGCATAGACCAGAGTGTCGCTTTGCGGGACGCGCCAACAGGTCAGGCCTATCGCTGCATTCTACCGTTTGAGGACCTTATGGCCCCGGCCGCGCCAGAGAGCTATGAGGCGGCTGGCTCTGGTCATGTCTATGGCTCCCGGATCGACAAGGAAGCAACGCCCCTGCTGTCTGCCGATGCGGCTGAATGTGTGTTTCAGGTCAGTCAGGATATGTTCTCTGCTCCCAAACCACTGAAAGCTGTCGACAACCTGTCCCTGGAGCTTAGCAAAGGCGAAGTTGTGGCCGTTGTCGGTGAATCCGGCTGCGGCAAGTCCACTTTGGCGCGCATGCTTTTGGGGCTTCAATCCCCCACCAATGGTAAGGTCACGTTGGATGGGCGCGACATTTCGGCCATGTCAAATGCCGAGCGATCGCGAAAAGTCCAGTCGATCTTTCAGGACCCGTATTCGTCGCTCAACCCCCGCCGGACGATTGGCGAGATCATCCGCCGTCCGATGGCGTTGCACGGTATGGGCAGCGCAAGCGAGCAGCAAAAAGTGGTCGAAGAGATCATGGAGCTAGTCGGCCTGCCGCGGAACTTTTATCACAACTATCCCAACCAGCTTTCTGGCGGGCAACGTCAGCGTGTCGCCATTGCGCGTGCACTGGTCCTGAAACCCGAGATTGTCGTCTGCGACGAACCGACCTCGGCGCTGGATGTCTCGGTTCAGGCCCAAATCCTGAACCTGCTGCTGGAATTGCGCCGGGAGATGCGGCTCACCTATCTGCTCATCACGCATGATATGGCGGTGGTCGAACATATAGCAACCCGTGTGATCGTCATGTATCTGGGCCGGGTGGTCGAGATCGCCGACGCGCGCTCGATCTTCAAATCCCCCAAACACCCCTACACCAAGGCGCTGCTCAAGTCCGTGTTGACCCCCGATCCCGGTGCCGGTGTGCCGAGCATCGAGTTGGGCTCCTCCTATCCCAACCCGATCAACCCGCCCAGCGGTTGCACGTTCCACCCCAGGTGCGAGTTCGCGGAGGATATCTGCAAAGCCAAGGCGCCTTTGCTTGAACATCTCACCGGCCAGCAAAGCTGCGCCTGTCACATGGTGGCGAGGGAAGTGGTATGA
- the dapE gene encoding succinyl-diaminopimelate desuccinylase — translation MNKLSAPRAQHAVDPVELTADLVRCQTVTPEEGSALKLLSALLSEHGFQCQRIDRNGIPNLFAIWGEDRNGRTFGFNGHTDVVPIGDPKDWTVDPFGAEIRDGILYGRGSTDMKSGVAAFAAAAIEFVNETPPDGRVIIAITGAEETGSPDGTRAIVQWMEANDIRADHFIVGEPTSLKSIGDAIKIGRRGTITVFLTVTGVQGHSGYPEKANNPLPALVDLLQGFGQAAMDEGTEFFAPSTLAITTIDTGNPARNVIPATCKATLSIRFNDKWTSGKVLDWVSRHTRAAEDKFGVTISADHYLSGECFFTPPGALSKLVQDAVEQETGQRPQMTTLGGSSDARHLFKHCPVVEVGLTGETLHQVDEHVSVAEINALKTVYGRILRDYFGSEGKI, via the coding sequence ATGAACAAATTGTCCGCACCACGCGCCCAACATGCCGTCGACCCTGTGGAACTGACAGCCGACCTTGTACGCTGCCAGACCGTGACCCCCGAGGAAGGTAGTGCGCTTAAGCTGCTAAGCGCATTGCTGAGCGAGCATGGGTTTCAGTGTCAGCGCATTGATCGCAACGGTATTCCCAATCTATTTGCGATTTGGGGAGAGGACCGAAATGGACGCACATTCGGGTTTAACGGTCATACCGATGTCGTTCCGATAGGCGATCCAAAAGACTGGACCGTCGATCCTTTTGGAGCAGAGATCCGTGACGGCATTCTCTACGGGCGCGGCTCAACGGACATGAAATCAGGCGTTGCGGCCTTTGCCGCGGCCGCCATCGAGTTTGTCAACGAAACACCACCTGATGGCCGCGTCATCATCGCGATCACAGGTGCCGAAGAAACCGGCTCGCCCGACGGGACACGAGCCATTGTCCAATGGATGGAGGCCAATGATATTCGGGCCGACCACTTTATCGTGGGCGAACCGACGAGCCTTAAGTCCATCGGGGACGCAATAAAGATCGGTCGCCGGGGAACGATCACGGTCTTTCTGACCGTGACTGGCGTGCAAGGCCATTCGGGATACCCGGAAAAAGCGAACAACCCGCTTCCTGCACTGGTCGATCTTTTGCAAGGTTTCGGGCAGGCGGCCATGGACGAAGGAACGGAATTTTTCGCGCCTTCAACACTTGCGATCACGACGATTGATACAGGCAATCCTGCACGCAACGTCATTCCTGCGACGTGCAAGGCGACCCTGAGCATCCGGTTCAACGACAAATGGACCTCTGGGAAAGTCCTTGACTGGGTGTCCAGGCATACGCGCGCCGCCGAGGACAAGTTCGGTGTCACGATCAGTGCCGATCACTACCTGTCGGGAGAGTGTTTTTTCACACCGCCCGGGGCTCTTTCAAAGCTGGTTCAAGATGCCGTCGAACAGGAAACGGGACAAAGACCACAGATGACGACCCTCGGCGGCAGTTCCGATGCCCGCCACCTCTTCAAGCACTGCCCGGTAGTCGAGGTTGGTTTGACCGGCGAGACCTTGCACCAGGTGGATGAGCACGTCTCCGTGGCCGAAATCAATGCGCTCAAGACCGTCTACGGCAGAATCTTACGGGACTACTTCGGGTCGGAGGGCAAGATATGA
- a CDS encoding CapA family protein: MTTLALTGDSILQRRLLSTSDPVIKPLFDLIRGCDAAFTNLEVLPNDYRGDPAFDSGGSHFGAPSWVLDDLVEAGFGMFSTATNHTLDYSISGLEYGLDQLDKRGLCHAGAGRHLEEARRAAYLTTPNAAIGMVACGSTYTKGQEAARQTAAMQGRPGLNPLWPDSTYEVTAEQMAVVKEMAEGLGLEKFRQIRISTGFAFEAPEGIFPFNGMNFRVGEQTRHVRHPNPKDLAAIIRWVEEAKLASDIALVSIHAHEHADEKDQPADFIVEFAHAVIDAGADLVVGHGPHLLRGMEIYKGKPIFYSLGNFIGQNEMVRQLPGESYDRFHVDDRLTPTQLYKQRTLDDQKGFPSDERYWQTVVPICHFEGDGLVDVEIHPVSLGLGEQRHRRGRPRLAHGAEAESILNRFSSLSYEFGSTLEVGDTCANAVL; encoded by the coding sequence ATGACCACTCTGGCCCTGACCGGTGACAGCATCCTGCAAAGGCGGCTTCTCAGCACGTCAGATCCGGTTATCAAACCTCTCTTTGATCTGATCCGTGGATGCGATGCGGCATTCACCAACCTCGAGGTCCTGCCGAACGATTATCGCGGCGATCCCGCTTTTGACAGCGGCGGGTCGCATTTCGGCGCGCCGTCATGGGTGCTGGATGATCTGGTCGAAGCCGGGTTCGGCATGTTTTCCACGGCGACAAACCATACGCTCGACTACTCCATCTCTGGGCTTGAATATGGGTTGGACCAACTCGACAAACGCGGCCTGTGCCACGCCGGGGCGGGACGACACCTTGAGGAGGCCCGACGCGCCGCTTACCTTACAACGCCCAATGCGGCGATCGGCATGGTCGCTTGCGGGTCCACTTATACAAAGGGGCAGGAAGCCGCGCGCCAGACGGCAGCCATGCAGGGGCGACCCGGCCTGAACCCGCTGTGGCCCGACAGCACCTATGAGGTGACGGCAGAGCAAATGGCCGTCGTGAAAGAGATGGCCGAGGGGCTGGGCCTGGAGAAGTTCCGCCAGATCCGCATCAGCACGGGGTTTGCCTTCGAGGCCCCGGAGGGCATTTTTCCCTTCAATGGCATGAACTTCCGCGTAGGTGAGCAAACCCGCCATGTGCGCCATCCGAACCCCAAAGACTTGGCCGCGATCATCCGCTGGGTCGAAGAGGCTAAACTGGCCTCTGACATCGCACTGGTCAGCATCCATGCCCATGAACATGCCGATGAAAAGGACCAACCAGCGGATTTCATCGTCGAGTTCGCCCACGCGGTGATCGACGCGGGTGCCGACCTAGTCGTCGGCCACGGGCCGCACCTGCTGCGTGGCATGGAAATCTACAAGGGCAAACCGATTTTCTACAGTCTTGGCAATTTCATCGGTCAGAATGAAATGGTGCGGCAGCTGCCAGGCGAATCCTATGATCGCTTTCATGTCGATGACCGACTGACACCGACACAGCTCTATAAGCAGCGTACACTAGATGACCAGAAAGGCTTCCCTTCCGATGAACGCTATTGGCAGACTGTGGTCCCAATATGCCACTTTGAAGGGGACGGACTTGTCGATGTCGAAATCCATCCCGTTTCTCTTGGCCTGGGTGAGCAGCGTCACCGCAGGGGGCGTCCACGTTTGGCACATGGTGCCGAGGCTGAATCTATTCTCAACCGGTTTTCCTCGCTGTCGTACGAATTTGGATCAACGCTTGAGGTCGGTGACACCTGCGCCAATGCCGTTCTCTGA
- a CDS encoding tyrosine-type recombinase/integrase yields the protein MQTPNLPAIRALRPAWNKGRIVGQKRPLKPKHVWAIRVRLELAENHRDLALFNMAIDSKLRGCDLVKMKVVDVMASGLIKERASVLQSKTQKPVRFEISEGTRASIEKWMEDELMVGSEYLWPGRFHERLHISTRQYARIVRDWVTSIGLEASAYGTHSMRRTKVTQIYKKTGNLRAVQLLLGHTKMDSTVRYLGVELEDALAIAEAIEI from the coding sequence ATGCAAACACCAAACTTACCAGCCATTCGCGCACTTCGCCCAGCTTGGAACAAGGGCCGCATTGTGGGTCAGAAACGGCCGCTGAAGCCAAAGCACGTCTGGGCGATCCGTGTCCGACTTGAACTGGCCGAGAACCATCGAGACCTCGCGCTGTTCAATATGGCCATCGACAGCAAGCTGCGCGGCTGTGACTTGGTGAAGATGAAAGTCGTCGACGTCATGGCGTCTGGTCTGATCAAAGAACGGGCATCGGTGCTACAAAGTAAGACACAGAAGCCTGTGCGATTTGAGATATCCGAAGGCACACGCGCCTCGATAGAAAAGTGGATGGAAGATGAGCTCATGGTCGGCTCGGAGTACCTTTGGCCGGGTCGGTTCCATGAACGCCTGCACATCTCGACACGCCAGTATGCCCGGATCGTCCGGGATTGGGTCACGTCGATCGGTCTGGAGGCCAGCGCATACGGAACGCATTCGATGCGGAGGACAAAAGTCACACAGATATACAAGAAGACCGGCAACCTGAGGGCGGTCCAGCTGCTACTTGGGCACACCAAGATGGACAGCAC